Proteins co-encoded in one Paracrocinitomix mangrovi genomic window:
- a CDS encoding type IX secretion system membrane protein PorP/SprF, with translation MKRIFTILLAISSIQGLAQDPEFTQFYANPIYLNPAMAGTHGCPRIAMNHRNQWPSLSGAFITNTISYDQYSNILHGGIAVQVTNDMAGKNTLNWSTINLAYSYHLAVTREFSFLFGAQATWNQKFLDWSKLSFGDQIDPRRGFIYQTGDLPRGNILDNGWGTRGYFDVSAGIVGFSKHFYFGFAAKHLNKPDESLIIGTSRLPMRFTGHMGANIVFGKQSQYRNQTSLSPNIIYTYQDGFMQLNIGTYIKYGVFTAGAWWRARDAFILTIGIDAGSFRFGYSYDVTISKLTNASGGSHELSLAFLFNCRDKPKKFRTISCPSF, from the coding sequence ATGAAAAGAATTTTTACAATATTATTAGCGATTAGCTCGATTCAAGGCTTGGCCCAGGATCCTGAGTTTACACAGTTTTATGCAAACCCGATTTACCTAAATCCGGCTATGGCTGGAACTCATGGATGTCCTAGGATTGCAATGAACCATAGAAATCAATGGCCTTCGTTATCTGGTGCATTTATCACCAATACGATTTCATATGATCAGTACTCAAACATTCTTCATGGAGGAATTGCGGTACAGGTTACCAATGATATGGCAGGAAAAAATACATTGAACTGGTCAACAATTAATTTAGCCTACTCTTACCATCTAGCGGTAACAAGAGAATTCTCTTTTCTTTTTGGAGCACAGGCTACTTGGAACCAGAAGTTTTTGGATTGGAGTAAATTATCCTTCGGAGATCAAATTGACCCAAGAAGAGGTTTTATCTACCAAACAGGTGATTTACCTAGAGGTAATATTTTAGATAACGGTTGGGGTACTAGAGGATACTTTGATGTTTCTGCCGGAATTGTTGGTTTCTCTAAGCACTTTTACTTTGGATTTGCTGCAAAGCACCTTAATAAACCGGATGAAAGTTTAATTATTGGTACTTCAAGATTACCAATGAGATTTACCGGTCACATGGGGGCAAACATTGTTTTTGGAAAACAATCTCAATACAGAAATCAAACTTCTTTATCTCCAAACATTATTTATACTTACCAGGATGGTTTTATGCAGTTAAACATTGGTACTTATATTAAGTATGGAGTATTTACAGCAGGTGCTTGGTGGAGAGCAAGAGACGCATTTATTTTAACTATTGGTATTGATGCAGGATCATTCAGATTTGGATACAGCTATGATGTAACCATCTCAAAATTGACAAATGCATCTGGTGGATCACATGAGCTTTCATTGGCTTTCTTATTCAATTGTAGAGATAAGCCTAAAAAGTTTAGAACTATTTCATGTCCATCATTTTAG
- a CDS encoding amidohydrolase, translating into MKPIYLFALIFIITSCYKSGEADMIIHNARIYSCDEDFNVYEAMAIKNGKIIQLGPEREILNGYKCDNIIDAANSPIYPGFHDAHCHFGGYAKTLNQVDLIGVVSFDEMIERITSFEETNDFEWITGRGWDHTIWEESEFPTNERLNELFPDKPAVFQRVDGHAGLANQKALELAGIDANTVIEGGEIVVKDGKCTGLVKDNALDLVTSKIPDYSEEFMLSLLQRAEEDLFEVGLTSINDAGVNAIERERFVKWYLNNNLKIKDYCMLFAEDENLEFAKENGIYSEGNLTIRSFKVLSDGSLGSRSACLIDPYSDDPHNHGFLLKSLDEFREIADLAVSLHYQVNTHCIGDSANRSILKVYEEMIGSENDHRWKIEHAQVLQEKDFDYFEMYNIIPSVQPTHCTSDMRWAEQRLGKERVKNAYAYQKLLDKAGLLALGTDFPVERISPLETFYAAVSRMDRNGFPEGGFQNENAISREDALRGITIWPAYSNFQEDLKGSLEEGKAADFVILTKDIMTIPFEEILSTYVEQTYLNGELVFESE; encoded by the coding sequence ATGAAACCAATCTATTTATTTGCTTTGATTTTCATCATTACTTCATGCTACAAAAGTGGAGAAGCTGATATGATTATTCACAACGCACGAATCTACAGTTGTGATGAGGACTTCAATGTTTATGAAGCAATGGCGATCAAAAATGGCAAAATCATTCAATTGGGACCCGAAAGAGAAATTCTAAATGGATACAAATGTGACAATATTATTGATGCAGCAAACAGCCCAATTTACCCGGGATTTCATGACGCTCATTGTCATTTTGGAGGCTATGCAAAAACACTTAATCAGGTTGATTTAATTGGTGTTGTGTCATTTGACGAAATGATTGAAAGAATCACATCTTTTGAAGAAACAAATGATTTTGAATGGATTACCGGCCGAGGTTGGGACCATACTATTTGGGAAGAAAGTGAATTCCCTACCAACGAGAGATTAAACGAACTTTTTCCTGATAAACCTGCTGTTTTTCAAAGAGTAGATGGACATGCCGGCCTAGCAAATCAAAAAGCATTAGAATTAGCAGGTATTGATGCAAATACTGTAATTGAAGGAGGAGAGATAGTTGTGAAAGACGGGAAATGTACTGGTCTAGTAAAAGACAATGCATTGGATTTAGTAACTTCTAAAATTCCTGATTATTCAGAGGAATTTATGTTATCCCTGTTGCAACGTGCTGAGGAAGATTTATTTGAAGTTGGTTTAACCTCAATCAATGATGCCGGAGTAAATGCTATTGAAAGAGAAAGATTTGTTAAATGGTATCTGAACAATAATTTAAAGATAAAGGATTACTGCATGTTGTTTGCAGAAGATGAAAATCTTGAATTCGCAAAAGAAAATGGTATATACTCAGAAGGCAACTTGACCATACGCTCCTTTAAAGTTCTTTCAGACGGATCTTTAGGATCAAGAAGCGCCTGTCTAATTGATCCATATAGTGACGACCCTCACAATCATGGTTTTTTACTAAAATCCCTTGATGAGTTCAGAGAAATTGCAGATTTAGCTGTTTCATTGCATTATCAGGTAAACACGCATTGTATTGGTGATTCTGCTAACAGAAGCATATTGAAAGTTTACGAAGAAATGATCGGATCTGAAAATGATCACCGTTGGAAAATAGAACATGCGCAAGTATTACAGGAAAAAGACTTTGATTATTTTGAAATGTACAATATCATCCCTTCTGTACAACCTACACATTGCACCTCTGATATGAGATGGGCAGAACAAAGATTAGGTAAAGAAAGAGTAAAGAATGCTTATGCTTATCAAAAACTCTTAGACAAGGCAGGTCTTTTAGCATTGGGAACTGATTTTCCTGTTGAAAGAATATCTCCTTTAGAAACCTTTTATGCCGCAGTATCCAGAATGGACAGAAATGGTTTTCCTGAAGGTGGTTTCCAGAATGAAAATGCCATTAGTAGAGAAGACGCTCTAAGAGGTATTACCATCTGGCCGGCATATTCAAATTTTCAAGAAGATCTTAAAGGTTCATTAGAAGAAGGTAAAGCTGCAGATTTTGTCATCCTCACTAAAGACATCATGACCATACCATTTGAAGAGATATTAAGCACCTATGTGGAGCAAACCTATTTAAATGGCGAGTTAGTTTTTGAATCAGAGTAA